In Pelagicoccus albus, the following are encoded in one genomic region:
- a CDS encoding class II aldolase/adducin family protein → MNFDFLHPREQLLSIMDRIYQFGMTTTSGGNISIKEPDGTIWITPASVDKGSLTWHDIVKVLPDGTVSGRHRPSSEFPFHKAIYDARPDIKAIVHAHPSALVSYSIVRKAPPTRIIPQAYEVCQNVDFAPYALPGSAKLGENIAETFARGNDSVLLENHGVVCGGKDMLDAFSRFETLEFCGRLAIKAKRLGKVKELSQEQVDLRHQRKHLLPEFDPTERTSEEKALRHHICEIMHRAYRHQLVSSLEGVVSARLDENSFLISPTAVDRQLLDVSEVVLIKDGQRERGKLPSRAVQLHERVYRDHPWINSIITAQPPSSAAFCLTDTPFATRTIPESYILLRDIPTLPFGAQYTDEAAVSGVIGEDSPVILIENEAVLVVGKSLLEAYDRLEVAEFSAGSLIDAYALGGLVEMDDPAIDELKVAFLGR, encoded by the coding sequence ATGAACTTTGATTTCCTTCATCCACGCGAACAGTTGCTCAGCATCATGGATCGCATTTACCAGTTCGGCATGACCACCACATCAGGTGGCAACATCTCTATCAAAGAACCGGACGGGACCATTTGGATTACTCCAGCCAGCGTGGACAAAGGATCTCTAACCTGGCACGACATAGTGAAGGTACTGCCGGACGGAACTGTAAGCGGGCGGCATCGCCCTTCATCCGAGTTCCCTTTCCACAAGGCCATCTACGATGCCCGGCCAGACATTAAGGCCATTGTTCATGCCCATCCCTCCGCTCTGGTATCCTACAGCATCGTACGCAAGGCGCCTCCTACTCGGATCATCCCACAGGCTTATGAAGTCTGCCAAAACGTGGACTTCGCCCCCTACGCCCTCCCCGGCAGCGCTAAGCTAGGTGAGAATATCGCCGAGACCTTTGCCCGTGGAAATGATTCCGTGCTCCTAGAAAATCATGGCGTGGTCTGTGGCGGAAAAGACATGCTGGACGCCTTCTCACGTTTCGAGACCTTGGAGTTCTGCGGACGGCTCGCCATCAAGGCTAAACGTCTTGGCAAAGTGAAAGAGCTTTCCCAAGAGCAAGTCGATCTTCGTCACCAGAGAAAGCACCTTCTCCCTGAGTTCGATCCGACTGAACGCACGAGCGAAGAAAAAGCACTGCGTCACCATATTTGCGAGATCATGCATCGCGCCTACCGCCATCAACTCGTCTCCAGCCTAGAAGGCGTCGTTTCCGCCAGGTTGGACGAAAACAGTTTCCTCATCAGCCCAACCGCAGTCGACAGGCAGCTCCTCGATGTCTCGGAAGTCGTATTGATAAAAGACGGACAACGCGAACGCGGAAAGCTCCCTAGCCGAGCGGTCCAACTCCACGAGCGCGTCTACCGCGACCATCCGTGGATCAACTCAATCATCACCGCTCAACCTCCTTCTAGCGCCGCCTTCTGTCTGACCGACACGCCTTTTGCGACTCGGACGATTCCAGAAAGTTACATTTTGCTGCGGGATATTCCGACTCTCCCTTTCGGAGCCCAATACACCGACGAAGCAGCTGTATCAGGGGTTATCGGCGAGGACAGCCCGGTTATCTTGATCGAGAACGAAGCTGTGCTTGTAGTTGGTAAATCCTTACTGGAAGCCTACGATCGCCTGGAAGTAGCAGAGTTCAGCGCCGGCTCCCTCATCGACGCCTACGCCTTGGGAGGCTTGGTCGAAATGGACGATCCTGCCATCGACGAGTTGAAGGTGGCCTTCCTTGGAAGGTAG
- a CDS encoding arylamine N-acetyltransferase family protein: MKQSDSSFLEKYFQRIGYTGLATPTLECLRILHRLHEESIPFENLNVLLGHVIRIDSDSVFEKLVEQRRGGYCFEQNTLFSDVLRKIGFRVTPYIARVRWQAPVGTTTPLTHMILGVETEKGPYLADVGFGGPGLIEPISLQSEATQHLDFEPRRVVDTDGGHLHQMMVGEEWRDVYLFEAKGVAPVDLEIGNWYSCTHPKARFRNSLLVAQISSNGRIMISDTELITRDWNGHSVRTAIEGKAQLKELLKTRFDLELDHFDQLPFPTPLA; the protein is encoded by the coding sequence ATGAAACAAAGCGACTCTTCCTTCCTGGAGAAATACTTCCAAAGAATTGGATACACGGGCCTAGCAACCCCAACCCTTGAATGCCTGAGGATTCTACATCGCCTGCACGAAGAGAGTATTCCATTCGAGAACCTAAACGTTTTACTCGGTCACGTAATTCGAATCGATAGCGATAGCGTTTTCGAAAAGTTAGTAGAGCAAAGAAGAGGCGGCTATTGCTTCGAGCAAAACACCCTTTTCTCGGACGTTTTGAGGAAGATCGGCTTCCGTGTTACGCCTTATATCGCTCGAGTTCGCTGGCAAGCTCCGGTAGGAACGACCACTCCGCTCACCCACATGATCCTTGGAGTCGAAACCGAAAAGGGTCCCTACCTTGCGGACGTGGGATTCGGGGGCCCCGGCTTGATCGAGCCTATTTCGCTTCAGTCGGAAGCGACTCAACACCTAGACTTCGAACCCAGACGTGTAGTTGATACAGACGGAGGCCATCTTCACCAGATGATGGTTGGCGAGGAATGGCGGGACGTTTATCTATTTGAGGCCAAAGGTGTTGCTCCGGTCGACTTGGAAATTGGCAATTGGTATTCTTGCACCCATCCCAAAGCTCGGTTCCGCAACTCCTTGCTCGTCGCCCAAATCTCTTCGAATGGGCGTATCATGATATCCGATACCGAATTAATCACAAGAGACTGGAACGGACATTCCGTAAGGACGGCGATCGAGGGGAAAGCCCAGCTCAAGGAGCTGCTCAAAACACGCTTTGATCTAGAGCTGGACCATTTCGACCAATTGCCCTTCCCTACTCCTCTAGCCTAA
- a CDS encoding AAA family ATPase: protein MKPLRLTLSAFGPYAEPQTLDFAELGGREFFLIHGPTGSGKTTLLDAITYALYGETSGAGRNGAQMRSQQADTKTLTFVRFDFCVGENYFRVERQPEQEVAKKRGEGTTKRPAEANLWKGNSPGRDPGPSDLNWTPLATKAGQVNSEVARMLGFSAEQFRQVILIPQGRFREVLEADSKKREEILETLFGTQRFSALAELLKTKAKNLQDQAKIGLQQKAALLEAHLSESEQELREKLSLTRVKIEELEAQLKPLQTKREQANKALEAARLLDQQFLELEKADTELSAIKARESETKDAKARVELARKAANLRSEFELYTQSKRHREKADSELEGLRKILPAQEKALQQAIEKKALLDKDSDSFKKWETELAKLDDLEPKLNRLIQLQSEGETAKRQLSEASKESDRLGKHSTELAKRIPELEKRWTKSLQARSRIPQIDTELKKAQEALKILNQRKVLSEKITVLEKAQEPRKTAGKVLAETWKRLCSERDQEQDRWDNGQAALLASQLETEAPCPVCGSTHHPKPAHSSAESLPSETRIKSLRKSAEDAFKKLEAAREVYQNAEKELTLLRSKRDALAKPESSEAQILESIGKLDTELKLLQKEATSLTEDSLAKSRSEAEAAALAAKKAEEAANERKGSFEKLLSASKVMQQDIPTELRSSIALNKRRSLIRNRIREFETSKETTEKSLQASRETHQQTLTQIRSLEKTTKDAAKAEAELQSVWQKALSSIGFENEEAWHKARLDSEELLVLEKTLEQFAKEMAAAQSRCARAKEELAKSKAAERPQLTRYSEEQQAAEKAWQETRDLKAGFSKDLDTLKRACQQLDKMEKEFGELQTAYSTAGKVADAVNGKNVLGITLQRFVLTAFLDDTLIAASSRLVRMSRGRFRLERRRERNDMRRASGLDLDVFDEFTGQSRSVNTLSGGESFLASLALALGLADVVQSYSGGVRMDALFIDEGFGTLDQEALDEALKALMDLREKGRLVGIISHVPELKERIDVRLEVTSTRQGSKAAFKIMA from the coding sequence GTGAAACCACTGAGACTCACCCTATCAGCCTTCGGACCTTACGCTGAGCCACAAACGCTAGACTTTGCGGAGCTTGGCGGTCGCGAATTCTTTTTGATCCACGGCCCCACTGGCTCGGGAAAAACCACCTTGCTGGATGCCATAACGTACGCCCTGTACGGAGAAACCTCTGGAGCCGGGCGAAACGGGGCACAAATGCGTAGCCAGCAAGCGGATACCAAAACCCTCACCTTCGTACGGTTCGACTTTTGCGTCGGCGAAAACTATTTCCGAGTCGAAAGACAACCCGAACAGGAGGTCGCAAAAAAACGGGGCGAAGGAACGACTAAACGGCCCGCAGAAGCGAACCTCTGGAAAGGCAATTCACCCGGCCGAGATCCAGGACCTTCGGATCTCAACTGGACTCCACTCGCTACCAAAGCGGGGCAGGTTAACAGCGAAGTCGCCCGCATGCTCGGATTCTCCGCAGAGCAGTTCCGACAAGTCATTCTCATTCCGCAAGGCAGATTCAGAGAAGTCTTGGAAGCCGACTCTAAAAAACGGGAAGAAATCCTAGAAACCTTGTTCGGGACACAACGCTTCTCGGCACTCGCAGAGCTACTCAAAACCAAGGCGAAAAATCTTCAGGACCAAGCCAAGATTGGACTCCAACAAAAAGCGGCTTTGCTCGAGGCCCATTTAAGCGAATCCGAACAAGAACTACGCGAAAAACTCAGCCTGACTCGGGTTAAAATCGAGGAACTGGAGGCTCAGCTTAAACCGCTACAGACCAAAAGAGAGCAAGCCAACAAAGCCCTAGAAGCGGCCCGCCTTCTGGATCAACAATTCCTAGAGTTGGAAAAAGCGGATACAGAGCTCTCGGCGATCAAAGCGAGAGAAAGCGAAACCAAAGACGCAAAAGCTCGAGTCGAATTGGCACGAAAAGCAGCGAACCTTCGCTCGGAGTTCGAACTCTATACTCAATCGAAACGGCATCGGGAAAAAGCAGACTCAGAGCTCGAAGGGCTTCGGAAGATTTTGCCCGCTCAAGAAAAAGCCTTACAGCAAGCAATCGAGAAAAAAGCCCTTCTCGACAAGGATTCCGACTCCTTCAAAAAATGGGAAACCGAACTGGCCAAACTCGACGATCTTGAGCCCAAGCTCAACCGTTTGATCCAATTACAGAGCGAAGGAGAAACCGCGAAGAGACAACTCAGCGAAGCTAGCAAGGAATCAGATCGACTCGGCAAGCATAGCACCGAGCTGGCTAAGCGAATTCCTGAATTGGAAAAACGTTGGACCAAATCGCTGCAGGCTCGGTCGCGTATTCCACAGATCGATACCGAACTGAAAAAGGCACAGGAAGCGCTTAAGATTTTAAACCAGCGAAAAGTTCTCTCTGAGAAAATCACGGTTTTAGAGAAAGCTCAAGAACCTCGAAAGACCGCCGGTAAAGTTCTGGCTGAAACGTGGAAGCGACTTTGCTCTGAGCGAGACCAAGAGCAAGATCGTTGGGATAACGGCCAAGCGGCCTTACTGGCCAGCCAACTGGAAACAGAGGCCCCCTGCCCAGTCTGCGGCTCGACCCATCATCCCAAACCCGCCCATAGCTCAGCCGAGTCACTTCCCTCCGAAACTCGGATTAAATCGCTCCGCAAATCCGCAGAGGACGCATTCAAGAAGCTGGAAGCCGCTCGAGAGGTTTACCAAAATGCCGAAAAAGAACTCACCCTCCTTCGCTCCAAACGCGACGCCCTTGCCAAACCAGAATCGAGCGAAGCTCAAATTCTAGAATCGATCGGAAAACTGGATACAGAACTAAAATTGTTGCAGAAGGAAGCGACCAGTTTGACAGAGGATTCGCTGGCAAAATCGCGTAGCGAGGCGGAGGCAGCCGCCCTAGCCGCAAAAAAGGCCGAAGAGGCGGCGAACGAAAGAAAAGGCAGTTTTGAAAAACTACTCTCCGCTTCAAAAGTGATGCAGCAGGATATACCAACGGAGCTCCGATCTTCCATCGCATTGAATAAGCGAAGGTCTCTGATCCGTAATCGTATCCGAGAGTTTGAGACATCAAAGGAGACTACCGAGAAAAGCCTCCAAGCAAGCAGGGAGACACATCAGCAGACGCTAACTCAAATTCGCTCCTTGGAAAAGACTACGAAAGACGCCGCAAAAGCGGAAGCGGAGTTGCAAAGCGTATGGCAAAAAGCTCTTAGCTCGATTGGCTTCGAAAATGAGGAGGCGTGGCACAAGGCTCGGCTCGATTCGGAGGAACTGCTGGTTCTCGAGAAAACGCTAGAGCAGTTCGCAAAAGAGATGGCTGCCGCACAAAGCCGATGTGCCAGAGCAAAAGAGGAGCTCGCAAAGTCAAAGGCTGCCGAACGTCCTCAACTCACCCGTTATAGCGAGGAGCAGCAGGCGGCCGAAAAAGCGTGGCAAGAAACGAGAGATCTGAAAGCAGGGTTTAGCAAAGATCTGGATACGTTGAAACGAGCTTGTCAGCAATTGGACAAAATGGAGAAGGAATTCGGTGAGCTACAAACAGCTTACTCTACCGCGGGGAAAGTGGCCGACGCCGTAAACGGTAAAAACGTCCTTGGTATCACACTACAACGCTTCGTCCTAACCGCCTTTCTGGACGACACCTTGATTGCTGCTAGTTCGCGACTTGTGCGAATGAGCCGCGGCCGCTTTCGCCTGGAGAGACGTCGGGAGCGAAACGACATGCGACGGGCCTCGGGCTTGGATCTAGATGTTTTCGACGAATTCACCGGGCAATCGCGCAGCGTGAACACCCTCTCCGGTGGAGAGTCTTTTCTGGCTTCCCTAGCTCTCGCTCTCGGTCTCGCGGACGTCGTGCAAAGCTACTCGGGCGGCGTTAGAATGGATGCCCTCTTTATCGACGAAGGATTCGGCACTCTAGACCAAGAAGCCTTAGACGAGGCTTTGAAGGCCCTCATGGATCTCAGAGAAAAAGGCCGCCTGGTTGGAATCATATCCCACGTTCCGGAGTTGAAAGAGCGCATTGATGTTCGACTCGAAGTTACCAGCACACGCCAGGGCTCAAAAGCAGCCTTCAAAATTATGGCATAA
- a CDS encoding exonuclease SbcCD subunit D, with amino-acid sequence MKFLHTADWHLGRIFHQLHLTDDQAVALDQIVDIAVAEKVDAVIVAGDLYDRAVPPPEAVALLDRTWARLISETGAPIIAIPGNHDSATRVGYGASLLAKSGLHIVANFEEAIQPIQVGGIDVFALPFAEPAEVRAWAGASEVRDHATAMQVCLDRMRENFSPDRRRMLVAHAFVAGAKTESESERPLSVGGAGTVPYELFKDFDYVALGHLHAPQTIAPNCLYSGSPLKYSFSEASHKKSVVIGEMDPVSGDINVRLVPLKPRRDVRNLEGELLKLISGASNDPKRLDYLRVTLTDQGALLNAISRLREVYPNVLQIERTYLQKTSASQIQKRRESTETELFSNFYREALDGEPSPEELSLFQQAINELNRSEPLSEGASL; translated from the coding sequence ATGAAGTTTCTCCACACCGCGGATTGGCACCTCGGTCGCATATTCCATCAGCTCCATCTCACTGACGATCAAGCCGTCGCCTTAGACCAAATCGTCGACATCGCAGTAGCCGAGAAGGTCGATGCTGTCATCGTAGCTGGAGATCTTTACGACCGGGCCGTTCCCCCACCCGAAGCGGTCGCCCTGCTCGACCGAACTTGGGCGCGGCTGATCTCGGAGACTGGAGCGCCCATCATCGCTATACCGGGAAACCACGATAGCGCCACCCGAGTCGGCTACGGAGCTTCTTTATTGGCCAAATCCGGTCTGCACATAGTCGCCAATTTCGAAGAAGCCATCCAGCCAATCCAAGTGGGTGGAATAGACGTCTTTGCACTCCCCTTCGCCGAGCCCGCGGAAGTCCGAGCCTGGGCGGGCGCATCCGAAGTTCGCGACCACGCCACTGCGATGCAGGTATGCCTGGATCGCATGCGAGAGAATTTCTCTCCTGATCGTCGTCGAATGCTCGTTGCCCACGCGTTCGTAGCGGGCGCTAAAACCGAGTCGGAATCAGAACGACCACTTTCTGTAGGCGGAGCGGGGACCGTGCCTTACGAACTCTTCAAAGACTTCGACTATGTTGCCTTGGGACACCTCCACGCCCCACAGACGATCGCTCCCAACTGCCTTTATTCCGGCTCGCCGCTCAAATATTCCTTCTCCGAGGCCTCCCATAAAAAATCAGTCGTCATCGGGGAAATGGATCCCGTAAGCGGAGACATCAACGTCAGGCTCGTACCATTAAAGCCCAGACGCGACGTAAGAAACTTGGAAGGTGAATTGCTTAAGCTGATTTCCGGTGCCTCTAACGATCCCAAGCGACTGGATTACCTTCGGGTAACTCTGACAGATCAAGGCGCTCTTTTAAACGCCATCAGCCGCTTAAGAGAAGTCTATCCCAACGTACTTCAAATCGAGCGTACCTACCTTCAGAAAACCTCCGCCAGCCAAATCCAAAAACGACGAGAATCGACCGAGACCGAACTCTTCTCAAACTTCTACCGTGAAGCCTTGGATGGAGAGCCAAGCCCCGAAGAACTCTCTCTTTTCCAGCAAGCGATTAATGAGCTGAACCGATCCGAACCTCTAAGCGAGGGAGCCTCTTTGTGA
- a CDS encoding sulfotransferase family 2 domain-containing protein: MLISHGHNFLFIHICKTAGSSIQRALQPYAEQMPKDRITRLRSKIGLVRDPRKTYFPIHADWNYARKRLGAERYHRMYKFAFVRNPFDLLVSSYHYIRKNKRHHRHAKVTALGSFSAFVDYEIQRDKLHQSRAICDKDGNLMVDFVGRFESLPDDFKMVCRQLGLKAELPHENASSRSAYQSYYDEKLRDKVEEFWSEDLQRFGYSYQG; this comes from the coding sequence ATGCTCATTTCCCACGGTCACAACTTCCTATTCATTCACATCTGTAAGACTGCGGGGAGCAGCATTCAGCGGGCCCTCCAACCCTATGCTGAGCAAATGCCCAAGGACCGCATCACTCGACTACGCAGCAAGATCGGCCTCGTACGTGATCCAAGAAAGACCTACTTCCCCATCCATGCCGACTGGAACTACGCCCGCAAGCGACTGGGGGCAGAAAGATACCACCGCATGTACAAATTCGCCTTCGTACGTAACCCCTTCGATCTGCTCGTTTCGTCCTACCATTACATCCGCAAGAACAAACGGCACCACCGGCACGCAAAAGTAACCGCTCTCGGCTCTTTCTCTGCTTTCGTCGACTACGAAATCCAGCGAGACAAGCTCCACCAGAGCCGTGCCATCTGCGACAAAGACGGAAACCTCATGGTCGACTTCGTGGGGCGTTTCGAGAGCCTGCCAGATGACTTTAAGATGGTCTGTCGTCAACTCGGACTGAAGGCAGAGCTTCCGCACGAAAACGCCAGCTCTCGCTCCGCGTATCAGTCCTATTATGACGAAAAGCTGAGGGACAAAGTTGAAGAATTCTGGTCCGAGGATCTCCAGCGTTTCGGCTACAGCTACCAAGGCTAG